One window from the genome of Leucobacter aridicollis encodes:
- a CDS encoding ABC transporter ATP-binding protein has protein sequence MSSSSTASLSLPKALARLIPFAKPARWWVLAGLLVALLGSVASLAIPIVLQEVVDGPLLTGNRAAILWGVIAVLALGVAEALFIFLRRRFVLRPMTEVEFTIRQTFYERLQRLPVAFHDRWQSGQLLSRMMQDIGMIRRWLTFGMIMLIVNVLTMLIGIGLLFRWHWVLGTVFFVCSLPIWIVGYSFEQKYGVLSRQSQDQSGDLATAVEESVHGIRVLKAFGRGAHSLQQFRERAESLRGTEMRKAREVGLIWFWYDLVPFLALGACLFTGIVLASMGQLSVGELFGFFALAAAVRWPMNSLGFLFSFMIDARTATDRVFEVFDAEITITDPEHPRTVEHPRGELAFRDVHFRFPDARDSERDLVDGLDLVLRPGETMALVGATGSGKTTLTALPTRLYDVTAGSVELDGVDVRELRLEELRRRIGVAFEDPILFSASVRDNVLLGRDDLDPAGPEADRVLREALEVAQAGFAYDLPDGLDTEVGEEGMSLSGGQRQRLALARVVAAAPDVLVLDDPLSALDVDTEALVEAALRRVLASTTALIVAHRPSTVSMADRVAVMQRGRVVAVGTHSELLRTSEHYRYLITSLEAGEEPASEEPAATSDRHADSPGLDRTNDTKPTNDPDTTGTEEVAR, from the coding sequence ATGTCTTCTTCATCCACTGCTTCACTGTCTCTGCCCAAGGCGCTCGCCAGGCTGATTCCCTTCGCTAAGCCCGCCAGGTGGTGGGTACTTGCGGGGCTGCTCGTCGCACTTCTCGGGTCGGTCGCGAGCCTCGCCATCCCGATCGTCCTGCAGGAGGTCGTTGACGGGCCACTCCTCACCGGCAACCGTGCCGCGATCCTGTGGGGCGTTATCGCCGTGCTCGCGCTCGGCGTCGCCGAGGCGCTCTTTATCTTCCTGCGCCGACGCTTCGTGCTCCGCCCCATGACCGAGGTTGAGTTCACGATCAGGCAGACCTTTTACGAGCGTCTGCAACGCCTGCCCGTGGCGTTCCACGACAGGTGGCAGTCGGGCCAGCTGCTCAGCCGAATGATGCAGGACATCGGCATGATTCGCCGCTGGCTGACATTCGGCATGATCATGCTGATTGTGAACGTGCTCACGATGCTCATCGGCATCGGGCTCCTGTTCCGCTGGCACTGGGTGCTCGGCACGGTGTTCTTCGTCTGCTCGCTGCCAATCTGGATTGTCGGGTACAGCTTCGAGCAGAAGTACGGCGTGCTCTCGCGGCAGAGTCAGGATCAGTCTGGCGACCTCGCGACCGCTGTCGAAGAGAGCGTGCACGGCATTCGAGTGCTCAAGGCCTTTGGCCGCGGCGCGCATTCGCTGCAGCAGTTCCGCGAGCGGGCTGAGTCGCTGCGGGGAACCGAGATGCGCAAGGCTCGCGAGGTTGGGCTGATCTGGTTCTGGTACGACCTCGTGCCGTTCCTCGCCCTCGGCGCCTGCCTGTTCACGGGTATCGTGCTCGCGAGCATGGGGCAGCTCTCCGTCGGTGAGCTCTTCGGCTTCTTTGCGCTCGCCGCTGCGGTGCGCTGGCCAATGAACTCGCTCGGGTTCCTGTTCTCGTTCATGATCGATGCGCGTACTGCGACGGACCGCGTCTTCGAGGTGTTCGATGCTGAGATCACGATCACCGACCCGGAGCACCCGCGCACAGTCGAGCACCCTCGCGGTGAGCTCGCGTTCCGCGATGTGCACTTTAGGTTCCCCGACGCGCGCGACAGCGAACGAGACCTTGTCGACGGCCTTGACCTTGTGCTGCGGCCGGGCGAGACGATGGCGCTTGTCGGGGCGACGGGCTCGGGCAAGACGACACTGACAGCGCTGCCGACGCGACTCTACGACGTGACGGCTGGCTCGGTCGAACTCGACGGCGTCGACGTGCGCGAGCTCAGGCTCGAAGAGCTCAGGCGACGCATTGGCGTGGCGTTTGAGGATCCGATCCTCTTCTCGGCAAGCGTGCGCGACAACGTGCTGCTCGGTCGAGACGATCTCGACCCGGCCGGGCCCGAGGCCGACCGAGTGCTGCGAGAAGCGCTCGAGGTCGCGCAGGCTGGGTTCGCCTACGATCTGCCTGACGGCCTCGACACCGAGGTGGGCGAGGAGGGCATGAGCCTCTCTGGCGGCCAGCGCCAGCGCCTCGCGCTCGCCCGCGTGGTTGCTGCGGCGCCCGACGTGCTCGTGCTCGATGACCCGTTGTCGGCGCTCGACGTTGACACCGAGGCGCTCGTTGAGGCCGCGCTGCGGCGGGTGCTCGCGAGTACCACGGCGCTGATTGTCGCTCATAGGCCGTCGACAGTCTCGATGGCGGACCGCGTTGCGGTGATGCAGCGCGGCCGCGTCGTCGCGGTGGGCACACACAGCGAACTGCTTCGCACGAGCGAGCACTACCGCTACCTCATCACCTCGCTTGAGGCGGGTGAGGAGCCAGCGTCGGAGGAGCCCGCGGCCACCTCGGATCGGCACGCCGACAGCCCGGGACTCGACCGCACGAACGACACCAAACCGACAAACGATCCAGACACGACTGGCACCGAGGAGGTGGCACGATGA
- a CDS encoding HPP family protein has protein sequence MQKRWGEGLRALITSTQPRLPWRRIAFAAIGTGAAVALLGALGTSMDLTLLFLGFAPSCLLVFALPEAPVSQPIAVVGGHMVSAAVGLGVGAIPHTGWWNGELASALAGALAAALSVVAMLVLRVLHPPAVANAVVVCVTGAGWSYLVAPVLLSAVSIVVIALVWHRITGATYPHRSAIR, from the coding sequence GTGCAAAAACGGTGGGGCGAGGGGCTGCGTGCGCTCATAACGAGCACGCAGCCCCGCCTCCCGTGGCGCAGGATCGCGTTCGCCGCCATCGGTACGGGCGCAGCTGTCGCCCTGCTCGGGGCGCTCGGCACGTCGATGGATCTCACGCTGTTGTTTCTCGGCTTCGCGCCGAGCTGCCTGCTTGTTTTCGCGTTGCCAGAGGCCCCCGTTTCGCAACCGATCGCTGTCGTCGGGGGGCATATGGTCTCGGCGGCAGTTGGGCTCGGCGTCGGCGCGATCCCGCACACGGGGTGGTGGAACGGCGAGCTCGCCTCCGCGCTCGCGGGGGCGCTCGCTGCCGCCCTCTCGGTCGTCGCGATGCTTGTGCTGCGGGTACTTCATCCACCCGCGGTTGCGAACGCGGTTGTCGTGTGCGTCACGGGTGCGGGGTGGAGCTACCTTGTGGCGCCCGTGCTGCTGAGCGCGGTGTCAATCGTCGTGATTGCGCTCGTCTGGCACCGGATCACCGGCGCGACCTACCCGCACCGTTCCGCCATTCGCTGA
- a CDS encoding ABC transporter ATP-binding protein translates to MSPESVRGTRGEDRNSYTREESRAIRRRSLRLLASLLGPFRRLIILTAAVVIASAVFRAIGPSLIAFGIDEALPRAVEQGDWVPAIGISLAYLVIGGGGAALVGWYVVLIAKLTQAVMLELRTRIFRHTQRLSLEFHEGYTSGRIISRQTSDLESIQELLDGSLSELIDAVLLGSFTLIALFLIDWRSGVLLVCMGLPLGLLMWWFVIESQKGFRATRTVSARLIVQFVETMTGIRAVQAFRREKRNDKAFAKVSDDYRRANLRVVNLFGVLDPGLVLLGNITIAVVLLWGAFRVTDNALAVGVLLAAVLHVRNFFGPLEDVAMFLNSYQSAVAALEKVSGVLEEEPTVKDPEQPVALSEARGELKFDGVNFRYGGADDPRVVLADCNLEIPAGQTIALVGTTGAGKSTLAKLVARFYDPTEGRLTLDGVDLRKLDPVDMRRAIVMVTQEAYLFSGTIAQNIALGKPDATRDEIVAAAAAVGADEFIEALPDGYDTDVNKRGGRVSAGQRQLVSFARAFLADPAVLILDEATASLDLPSERLVQDALQRLLADRTAIIIAHRLSTVAIADRVLVMEHGRVVEDGSPAELIAAGGRFAGLHAAWEDSLA, encoded by the coding sequence ATGAGCCCCGAGAGCGTCCGCGGAACGCGCGGCGAAGACCGCAACAGCTACACGCGCGAGGAGAGTCGCGCCATCAGACGGCGATCGCTGAGGCTGCTCGCGTCGCTTCTTGGGCCGTTTCGGCGGCTCATCATTCTCACCGCCGCGGTCGTCATCGCGTCGGCAGTGTTCCGCGCGATCGGGCCATCGCTCATCGCGTTTGGCATCGACGAGGCGCTGCCGCGCGCGGTCGAGCAGGGCGACTGGGTGCCCGCGATTGGGATCTCGCTTGCCTACCTCGTGATCGGGGGCGGCGGTGCCGCGCTCGTTGGCTGGTACGTCGTGCTCATCGCGAAGCTCACCCAGGCGGTGATGCTTGAGCTGCGCACGCGCATCTTCAGGCACACGCAGCGGTTGAGCCTCGAGTTCCATGAGGGGTACACGTCGGGACGCATCATTTCGCGCCAGACGAGCGACCTCGAGTCGATCCAGGAGCTGCTCGATGGCAGCCTTTCAGAACTCATCGATGCTGTGCTGCTCGGCTCGTTCACGCTCATCGCGCTGTTCCTCATCGACTGGCGCTCAGGGGTGCTGCTCGTGTGCATGGGCCTGCCGCTCGGCTTGCTCATGTGGTGGTTCGTTATCGAATCCCAGAAGGGCTTCCGGGCGACCCGCACCGTGAGCGCCAGGCTTATCGTGCAATTCGTTGAGACGATGACTGGCATCCGCGCAGTGCAGGCGTTCCGCCGCGAGAAGCGCAACGACAAGGCGTTCGCGAAGGTGTCTGACGACTACCGCCGCGCGAACCTGCGCGTCGTGAACCTCTTCGGTGTCCTTGACCCCGGGCTCGTGCTGCTCGGCAACATCACGATCGCGGTGGTGCTGCTCTGGGGCGCGTTCCGTGTCACAGATAACGCGCTCGCGGTCGGCGTACTGCTCGCCGCCGTGCTTCACGTTCGCAACTTCTTTGGCCCGCTTGAAGACGTCGCGATGTTCCTGAACTCATACCAGTCGGCTGTCGCCGCACTTGAAAAGGTGTCTGGTGTGCTTGAGGAGGAGCCGACTGTGAAGGATCCCGAACAGCCTGTCGCTTTGTCTGAGGCTCGCGGCGAGCTGAAGTTTGACGGCGTGAACTTCCGTTACGGCGGAGCAGACGACCCGCGGGTCGTGCTTGCGGACTGCAATCTCGAGATCCCGGCAGGGCAGACGATCGCACTCGTCGGAACGACGGGTGCGGGCAAGTCGACGCTCGCGAAGCTCGTGGCACGCTTCTATGACCCGACCGAGGGCAGGCTGACACTTGACGGTGTCGACCTGCGAAAGCTCGACCCTGTCGATATGCGTCGGGCGATTGTGATGGTCACGCAGGAGGCGTACCTGTTCAGCGGCACGATCGCGCAGAACATCGCGCTCGGGAAACCGGACGCGACGCGGGATGAGATCGTCGCGGCGGCCGCTGCTGTCGGCGCCGACGAGTTCATCGAGGCCTTGCCTGACGGCTATGACACCGACGTGAATAAGCGCGGTGGTCGAGTTTCGGCAGGTCAGCGCCAGCTCGTCTCGTTTGCGCGCGCGTTCCTCGCAGACCCGGCTGTGCTGATCCTCGACGAGGCGACAGCGTCGCTCGATCTGCCGAGCGAACGCCTCGTGCAGGATGCGCTGCAGCGCTTGCTCGCGGATCGCACAGCGATCATCATCGCGCACAGGCTCTCCACTGTCGCGATCGCTGACAGGGTTCTGGTGATGGAGCATGGCCGCGTGGTCGAGGACGGTTCCCCGGCGGAGCTCATCGCCGCGGGCGGCAGGTTCGCCGGGCTCCATGCGGCCTGGGAAGACTCGCTCGCGTAA